One window of Chryseobacterium indologenes genomic DNA carries:
- a CDS encoding RidA family protein, whose protein sequence is MANKVPYTPSLKVGEMVFISGQVGINPATSQLSDSTFESEVKQVMENLKAQLEIYNLTFDDLISTIIYLKDMKNYNKLNEIYGSYFKNSFPTRTCIAVADLPANASVEISGIAHFKEKK, encoded by the coding sequence ATGGCAAACAAAGTTCCTTATACACCCTCGTTAAAAGTAGGCGAAATGGTTTTTATATCCGGACAGGTTGGAATCAATCCTGCTACATCTCAGCTTTCAGACTCAACTTTTGAATCGGAAGTGAAACAGGTGATGGAAAATCTTAAAGCTCAGCTTGAAATTTACAATCTGACATTTGATGATCTGATAAGTACTATTATATATTTAAAAGACATGAAAAATTATAACAAATTAAATGAGATATATGGCAGTTATTTTAAAAACAGTTTTCCAACCAGAACATGTATTGCAGTTGCAGATCTACCCGCAAATGCTTCTGTAGAAATATCCGGGATTGCGCATTTTAAAGAGAAAAAATAA
- a CDS encoding 2-dehydropantoate 2-reductase, translating to MKISIIGTGAVGSYYGIMLANAGHQVDFLLRSDYEYVKSNGLKLYSNAHKDIILPSVNAYKSTKEMPKSDIVIVALKTTQNNEVLPNILPDIVDNDSIVILVQNGLGMEEDLSAQLPSLQLAGGAALISSHKTQKGTVIHQDYGNLDVGSYNLQQPTLLDNFSEQLISSGVPSSHQFLKKLRWKKLVWNMTFNGLSVVLDKTTNQILDDPKDLKRCKIIMKEVIEAAKACDVLLPENFDQEMIAFTQKMIPYAPSMKLDYDFGRPMELQYIYEKPILFARKAGYNMIYTEELFNELVQLEKA from the coding sequence ATGAAAATCTCCATTATTGGAACAGGAGCTGTAGGAAGTTATTACGGAATTATGCTGGCAAACGCAGGACATCAGGTTGATTTTCTCCTTCGCAGTGATTATGAATATGTGAAATCCAATGGATTGAAACTCTATTCAAATGCGCATAAAGATATTATTCTCCCCTCTGTAAATGCTTACAAAAGCACTAAGGAAATGCCAAAATCTGATATCGTAATTGTGGCATTAAAAACTACTCAGAACAATGAAGTACTCCCTAATATACTCCCTGATATTGTGGATAATGACAGCATTGTAATTCTGGTACAAAATGGTTTAGGAATGGAGGAAGACTTATCTGCTCAATTACCTTCTTTACAGCTTGCAGGTGGTGCAGCCCTTATATCCAGTCATAAAACTCAAAAAGGGACGGTGATTCATCAAGATTACGGAAACCTTGACGTAGGAAGTTATAATCTTCAGCAACCCACTCTATTGGATAATTTTTCTGAACAATTAATAAGTTCAGGTGTCCCATCATCCCATCAGTTTTTAAAAAAACTCCGTTGGAAAAAACTTGTATGGAATATGACCTTTAACGGATTATCAGTCGTACTGGACAAAACAACAAATCAAATACTCGATGATCCCAAAGATCTGAAACGGTGTAAAATAATAATGAAAGAAGTTATAGAAGCGGCAAAAGCCTGTGATGTTCTATTACCCGAAAATTTTGATCAGGAAATGATTGCTTTTACACAAAAAATGATCCCTTATGCGCCAAGTATGAAACTGGATTATGATTTTGGGCGGCCAATGGAATTACAATACATCTATGAAAAGCCTATTTTATTTGCCCGGAAGGCAGGATATAATATGATTTATACGGAGGAATTATTTAATGAATTGGTACAACTTGAAAAGGCCTAG
- a CDS encoding PhzF family phenazine biosynthesis protein gives MKIYQVDAFTSEIFKGNPAAVCPLTGWLTDEILLKIAAENNLSETAFYVIKENNVEIRWFTPNTEVDLCGHATLATAFVLYYYENYQRDQIEFHSPRSGILSVGIENSLFTLNFPEDEFSEVFLTHELLSTTDKTPIAAYKGKTDYMLIFENEEDISTMRPNLPVIAALNARGIIVTAKSKSYDFVSRFFAPAVGVNEDPVCGSAHTTLTPYWASQLQKSQLHAFQPSQRSGELYCKLLDKRVEISGKAALYLKGEIFI, from the coding sequence ATGAAAATATATCAAGTAGACGCTTTTACAAGTGAAATATTTAAAGGAAATCCAGCCGCGGTCTGCCCACTCACCGGTTGGTTAACTGATGAAATATTATTAAAAATTGCTGCAGAAAATAATCTCTCAGAAACTGCTTTCTATGTAATTAAAGAAAACAATGTAGAAATACGCTGGTTTACTCCCAATACAGAAGTAGACCTTTGCGGGCATGCAACTCTTGCAACAGCATTTGTTCTTTATTATTATGAAAATTATCAACGTGATCAGATTGAATTTCATTCTCCACGAAGCGGTATATTATCCGTAGGAATAGAAAATAGCCTTTTTACATTGAATTTCCCGGAAGATGAATTCTCCGAAGTTTTCTTAACTCATGAACTTTTATCTACCACAGACAAAACCCCTATTGCGGCATATAAAGGAAAAACTGACTATATGCTGATATTTGAAAATGAAGAAGATATCAGTACAATGAGACCCAACCTCCCGGTAATAGCAGCTCTAAATGCAAGGGGAATTATTGTAACAGCAAAAAGTAAAAGCTATGATTTTGTTTCCCGTTTTTTTGCTCCGGCCGTAGGGGTAAACGAAGATCCCGTTTGTGGTTCTGCACACACCACACTTACTCCTTATTGGGCATCTCAACTTCAGAAAAGTCAGTTACATGCTTTTCAGCCGTCTCAGCGCAGTGGGGAACTGTATTGTAAATTACTCGACAAAAGAGTTGAAATATCAGGGAAAGCAGCTTTATATCTGAAAGGTGAAATTTTTATTTAA
- a CDS encoding helix-turn-helix domain-containing protein, with amino-acid sequence MAGEIQGEDISIKGPDYRRIFQDIIDKKFPEKKEWYSEVLQKEDLCMLDVLRINNSIFNTQDEKMEIYNQKLRSYDEHSILYMLDYQRKNYLTNTQLANHFRLSRNTVAKWKKHFTL; translated from the coding sequence ATGGCTGGAGAAATACAGGGAGAAGATATAAGCATAAAAGGTCCTGACTACAGGCGGATTTTTCAGGATATCATTGATAAAAAATTTCCTGAGAAAAAAGAATGGTATTCAGAAGTATTGCAAAAAGAAGACTTATGCATGCTTGATGTTTTGAGAATCAATAATTCCATATTCAATACTCAGGATGAAAAGATGGAGATTTACAATCAAAAACTTCGTTCTTATGATGAGCACTCAATTTTATATATGTTAGATTATCAGAGAAAGAATTATCTGACAAATACTCAGTTAGCTAACCATTTCAGACTAAGCAGAAATACAGTTGCTAAATGGAAAAAACATTTTACATTATAA
- a CDS encoding helix-turn-helix transcriptional regulator — translation MDAHKLCSVINIRTVLLFFILCNNSFYSQDKARRRSIDSLGNIIKDKNVYADKGSKEILRLCTEIYYQSKQINYNKGMLQAILKMSEVYMNERNYELSLKKISEGKVLSGKENDNVALSSFLLCEGMIYSEMGYTKKSRYSLQQSLELADKLPSQDLHIKKAAVYRCMARNIRQEGNVNHYDSILIYLNKGYSESKKMNHNFSYKPLYLASFAMDMAKEYFRTDKISESEKYLNDFQIYMKNERDRSEFIYYYLLKGNIENKKKNYNTALEYFEQSRQIVNEYKIYTNALEDIYSGQAEAYRRLQDYKNEAVYSTKAKKITDSISSSEKKILNTIVANEDTVKCQKENLNYSYWLFILPCLLGVGGTAYIFFRKRGDEEENEYIRNAENELPVEEYNISFEEAISPQEKERQELEIEDLKELIELVHNNDKSFHLKFHERFPLFNQQLLTINPQLSHSDLEYCALIKLKFDTKEIAQYKNVSVSSVFSKKYRIRKKLDISTNANIYTWMFNIG, via the coding sequence ATGGATGCACATAAATTATGTTCTGTTATAAATATCAGAACAGTTCTATTGTTCTTTATTCTGTGCAATAATAGTTTTTATTCACAAGATAAAGCAAGACGAAGAAGTATAGACAGTCTCGGTAATATAATTAAAGACAAGAATGTATATGCAGATAAAGGAAGCAAGGAAATTCTGAGATTATGTACAGAAATTTATTACCAGTCTAAACAAATCAATTATAATAAAGGCATGCTTCAGGCTATTTTGAAGATGTCTGAAGTATATATGAATGAACGGAATTATGAGCTGTCTTTAAAGAAAATTTCAGAAGGTAAAGTATTATCAGGTAAAGAAAATGATAATGTTGCTTTATCTAGCTTCCTACTTTGTGAAGGAATGATTTATAGTGAAATGGGTTACACAAAAAAATCCCGTTATTCCCTTCAACAGAGTTTAGAACTTGCTGATAAATTGCCGAGTCAGGATTTACATATAAAAAAGGCTGCTGTTTACAGGTGTATGGCTAGAAATATCAGGCAGGAGGGAAATGTGAACCATTATGATTCTATACTCATATATCTTAATAAGGGGTATTCGGAATCAAAAAAAATGAATCATAATTTCTCTTACAAACCCCTTTATTTAGCTTCATTTGCAATGGACATGGCTAAAGAGTATTTTCGGACTGATAAAATTTCAGAATCTGAAAAATACCTTAATGATTTTCAAATTTATATGAAAAATGAAAGAGACAGGTCAGAGTTTATTTATTATTATTTACTTAAAGGTAATATAGAAAATAAAAAGAAAAACTATAACACAGCCCTTGAATACTTTGAGCAATCCAGACAGATTGTTAATGAGTATAAGATTTATACAAATGCTTTAGAAGATATTTATTCAGGACAGGCAGAAGCTTATCGGAGGCTGCAGGATTATAAGAATGAAGCTGTGTATTCAACAAAAGCAAAGAAAATAACGGACAGCATATCTTCTTCTGAGAAAAAAATATTAAATACTATTGTTGCAAACGAAGATACGGTGAAATGTCAGAAAGAGAATTTAAATTATAGTTATTGGTTATTTATTCTACCTTGTTTATTAGGGGTTGGAGGAACAGCATATATTTTTTTTAGAAAAAGAGGAGATGAAGAGGAAAATGAATATATAAGAAATGCTGAAAATGAATTGCCGGTTGAAGAATATAATATTTCCTTTGAAGAAGCTATCTCTCCCCAAGAAAAAGAAAGGCAGGAACTGGAAATTGAGGATTTAAAAGAACTTATCGAACTTGTTCATAATAATGACAAATCCTTTCATTTGAAATTTCATGAGCGTTTCCCATTATTCAATCAACAGCTTTTAACTATAAATCCTCAACTAAGCCATTCTGATCTTGAGTATTGTGCACTCATAAAATTGAAATTTGATACCAAGGAAATTGCACAATATAAAAATGTTTCTGTAAGTTCAGTATTCAGTAAGAAATATAGAATCCGGAAGAAATTGGATATCAGTACAAATGCGAATATTTATACCTGGATGTTTAATATTGGGTAG